The genomic stretch ctaaaaataaaagaattttaAGGAATGCATTTTAGTTTGGATTAAAATCACCTTACTGTTCTCTTACTGCTCTGCACTGGGATGGAATAATTCCACTGAGGTGTTGCCCCATCCCCCCATTCTTCAAATGGTCTTGCCAGTTCTTTTGCTATAAAGACTGAGACGTCGTAAAACATCTCTTCAAAGATAAGGACCACCAAACATTTTGTTtaatttgttggggtttttttttttgcaaaactgAGGTCTGCTGTGGAAAACGGTTTTTTTATACTGCTATAATGCAGTTATTGGAGTGAAAAATTGCTTTCAGATTTCTAGCCCAAGACTACTgcttgaaaatgttttcaaaacacTGGTACTTATGTATCCAAATGattcctgctgtgggcagattGGATTATGCCAAGCCTAAAATTTTCCTTTGTTGTCCTGATTATGTTTTACAGAATCTGGAAAGAGACATAGCTGGCAacctcccttccttttctctaagTGGGAGGGCTTTCTTCAGAGTAATGCATAAACCCTGTGGTCAGGAGAGATGCAGCACAGTGTGAATGGAGTAGATCTGAAAGAGCTGCAGCGACTTATAATTGTGTTATAGCTTTTGCAGTATGTCTCCTTAAATCTTTCTGGTGTTTCTGAACAAAACAACGAAATAACCTATATGCAGGGTGCTGTGAgatgcagaaggaaagaaactaaaGGAATAATTTGACTGGAAAAGCAGTAAATATTTGTTGTTCTTATTAAATTAGAAAGTAGGTAGTTGTTTAAAAACTGGCTTCAGAATAACAGTGACTCCTGAAATAAATAGCTAGAATTTGTATCTCTGGCTTTTCAATGCTTTGTAATCCTTAGTGACCATATCCTCTCCCTTGTGTGCTGTCATCCCAGCTACAGAAACCATGAAAACTGCTTAAGAATTGTAGCACAAATTCTATTGTCCTAAGATCACCCAGAATATTTGTGCAGAGCAAGGAATTGAATTAAGGGTTCTCTGCGTCTAAACTTGAGTTGTAATGATTAAAAAATCCTTTGGGCTCCAGTTCTCTCTCTGCTAATCTCTTCTCTATGGTTCTTCCCCATTTTCAGCAGGAGGTGGAAAAGACTGAGGTGGTTTTGGTAGCTCTCAGACTGACAGACTTTACTTAATGCTTGTAAAGCTCCTAATATTTTCTACCCAAGAACcttaaaaatgtgaaatgttAGAATTTTATGGCCAAGTCAATATCTTAATGCCATAactggattttttaaaatgtattttaggtCTCCTATGTGATTAGAGATGAAGTGGAGAAGTATAACCGAAATGGGGTGAATGCACTTCAGCTGGATCCAGCATTAAATAGACTCTTCACAGCAGGGCGAGACTCTATTATAAGGATATGGAGTGTCAATCAGCACAAGGTGAGTTATGAGAGGATTCCTATGTCTAAACCTACTTTCTTTTCAAGTTATGAAACTAGTAAGCTGCCTACAGGTGCGTTTCTGATTCTATTTCTTAACAGCTGCCAATTACTATGATAGATGAATGATCAGATcattctggtgctgcttgctctGTGATATCTTACATACCTGTGTGGTTTTCATGAAAACATTCTGGAAAAGTGACTTCAAGTGAGACTGCATTGGGCAACTTTAGATCCATtggaaagatgaggaaaaataccACAAAAGGATCTGATAGTCGCAATCTTTTCCATTTGTCATGAGATCTTAtaatccctttttttccttaatttgcAGCAAGACCCCTACATAGCATCTATGGAACATCACACAGATTGGGTAAATGATATTGTGCTCTGCTGCAATGGTAAAACATGTAAGTAATTAAACTACAACATTCAGAAATTGTGCATAAAAACGTTTTAGCTGCtgctttaattattttctgtctgctcttaGCATGTAAAATTAATTGGTGATGTGTACTGTAAATTTGACAAATGGTATCAGGAAAAGTTTTAATGAAAATGTAAATGCGCAATTAAATGATTCTTTTTGAATCATTTTGAtctttttgaaaagaaaatcagtgtAGTACAAAGTGCTTTAAAGTAACACACATGCCATTCAAGTTTCCTCTTTATTCTTTCCAATGTAGTGATATCTGCTTCTTCAGATACAACTGTGAAAGTGTGGAATGCACATAAGGGATTTTGCATGTCAACACTAAGGACACATAAGGTGAAAAACATTACCAGTAAATCCTGTATCTTATCACTGCCAATCTTTACAATATGAAGGTGTGGATTTCCAATAGACAATGTTGATCCAGGTTGTTAAATTTGCTTTGTTGTAGGATTATGTGAAAGCCTTGGCGTACGCAAAAGATAAGGAACTGGTAGCATCTGCCGGGCTGGACAGACAGATATTCCTCTGGGATGTAAATACTTTAACAGCACTGACTGCCTCAAATAACACCGTAACAAGTAGGTACCTAGGGAGGGAAGGCAAACGCAATGTATTTGATTGAGTTGCATCATCTGTGAGATCAGTTTAAAACTACAGATACTTGTGTCTGACTATACATAAAAAGTGTACAGGAAATTTTAAGGTGATGTTAGTATGTACTCAGTCCATTTGTTGTGTTATATAATAGCTGGAAATCTGGAGCAGCCAACAGTCACAGCATTTCGACTAGAGAACAGGTCTCTTTGAACATTTACTCCTGAAATACAGTGTGCTGCTATTCTCTGAAACTTGATAGAACTTGGGTTTCAGAAGCTTTTTGCTCCTCAACTAAACTCTCTTAGAAATTTTCCCTCAGGTTATTTTTCAGTGcatttttgttgggttttgagggttgttttgtttataCAGGTGCTGCAAAAGGTGCAGCACAGCTTCTAAAGTAGAATTGGATTTATCAATTTTATCATTATCAAGCATTTATCAACTCTTAATCTGTCAGAAGAAGTAAGTTACTAGAtgaatttgaattaaaaaaagtgTGAAGTAGTAAGCACTGATTAGATGTAAGTGATAGCACACTAGTGAGACGTAACTCACTACTTAGATATTAGAATGCAGGGGGTAACTGTCCATAGATTATCACAGCTAATCCTTAATGCTATCAGCACCTTTTAAGAAGTGGTCTGTTCTGCTTATCTATCCCAGTAAAAAACATTCTAGTAACTTATGGGATACTTTCCCACAGAACAGTTCCTGCATGGCTTTCTTAGAATTATGAGGGTAGAGCTAGTTCAGTTTCTCTTCTGGGAAGTATGATACCAGTCTTCAAGTTCAGTTAGGTTTGATTGCTCCATGAACATCCTGGTTTGTATTGGCTATTTagcaatatatttttcagaatgaGATCCATTTTGGCCACACTATAATTTACTGCTTGTAGGCAGGTTGGAAAAATAGTGTTTTAAGTGACTGATCTCTTTCATTTAATACTTCATGTTTGATCCCTGTATCAGAGTCTCAGATGTATGCTagttttcctcagtcctttcaaacagtattgatttttttttcagagtgcaAATAAGATTGTTCTTGTGCATTAATTTCCTATCTGATTACAAGGGAAGCAGTGTCACAAGCCAGACTTTAAAAGGAAGCCTATTTTTAAAGAGTCTCTCAATCAACATAGCCATAATTTAAATTAAGTGGAGAGATTTGACTTTTGAAAGGTAGTCCCTTCCAGAAGAGCTTTACTTCTGGCATGAGTTTTGCTCCTGTACTCTTAAGATTCTCTCTTCCATTCCTTGCGGTAACTCTGTACATTATCCTTTCATAAATCATTATGGTTGTTGAACAGTGTGCAAACCTTCAAGAGCTTTCAGTTCAGCTTTTTTGCCTTCAACTATTATCTGGGGATAATGGAAGACTATCACTTTATTTTGGCTACAAATAACAGATTCAATTTGAAAGTTTACATTTGGATAGCCACAGCTAGTGGTTAAGAGGACCCTTAAGTAAAGCTGCATTATTCTTTTGCTGTGATAAAACATACATGACATTATTTATGTTATGAAATACTGTGTTAGAAACTTATTTCCATAATATACATAAATCATTATACAAAGTTTCACATCTTTGCTGGCAAGAGTTGCTGCTATTTTCAGCCTTTTTGGCATACTGATTTGTATGGGTTTGAGGCTTGATGAAATACTTCAGTGGTGCTCTCTGAACAGATGATTTTCGTTTGCTGCCTGTGTGCTTTTCCTGGTTGAAGGATTGATACTTTAGCTTGTCCAAAAGTGGATTAGATGGTACTGAATTCCACAGCTCTGATGCTAGATGTGATGGGAAAGAGTTGCCATATGGTTTTCACAAACACAGAGATAGCATCTGTCTTCAAGTAACACATTTCAGCACTGCAGTGTAACTTCGGTAATGCATCTCTGCTGAACTAAGAGAAGAGCCTTTAATATATCATGTGGAATTTCACTGCTAGGAAGAAAAGTCTCTGCACTTAAATCCAAATGCTGTGTATTACAAGACCACACAGAAGTATCAATTCTCTAATAAAGCAGTTGTGAAGAGCAGGAGTATGTTGATGCTCCTGCAACTGAATTGTGGTGTCAAAAGGACACCAGGATTGTAATGACCATAACTCTGAGGTGTTACTTTGTTTTTATGCAGCAGTAGGTTAAGAATTGGGATGGTGTAACCCTAGTACTATGCTGTCtacaatgtcttttttttcaaagcaaatatATATATGGAGTGGAGTAGCACTATTTTCATGGACCAAAGGGCATTAAAATACCCTAAAATAGCATTTTTGAACGAATAAATATGTTTTTCAATGTACAGTATTAAAGTTGAAAATgtacattttattttgaaatagcTTCTTCCCTGAGTGGGAACAAAGACTCTATCTACAGCCTTGCAATGAATCAAATGGGAACAGTTATTGTATCAGGGTCCACTGAAAAGGTAAGCAAAAATCTGGTAAGGCTCATTCCACTTCAGTTCACAGTTCAGTATAGAGACAACTTTTTGATTTTCAATATCatgtctgcagcagcttttgtgtttttaataGTGAGGGTAGACCCTTTAGGGGAATGTGTAAGTGTAGGATACAAATACCTGCCTCAGTCTGAAGTTGTTTATATATCCATGTAGTGTTAATTCACAGAAGAGACAATCAGATCATCTTGTGTAACCTTCTCGCTATCAGAGATGATTACATTTCACCATAAGAGCTCTGATTTTGGGGGGCACGTTATTCAAATGGTTATAAAAACTGAAGCAGTTGCCTTGAGTAAGGAAGAAGTGCTGCTAGGAATTTATAAGATCGCTGCAGGAGTTGGGAAATGAAGTGAGCTGATGAAGTTCAAGTGTTCCCAAGAGACAGCCCACGCTCTTTTTTTGTAAAGTAAAGGGAAATACCCAGAAGTCTCCTGCaagtttttttgttattatttattttgtgggggtttttgtttgtttagtggagtttttgtggggtttatttgtttgtttctttcttttgttttgttttgtgggggtttttgttgtttgtttggttggtttttttttacctggTCTGACCTTGGGAGAATTTTATTTCTAGGtcaatttaaaaatgaaaataggaTACAGATACATCAGTGAAGCATCTGAGAGAATTCCAGGCATAAGACAGAAAAAGGCAGAGCGAATGAAATTAAAATCATGAGAAGAAAATCACATTTGATTATTTGAAGTGCATAAGATCCAGTTATGTCTATCTTGTTCTCATAAAGTATCATTCTGGGGATGGATGTCTGTGTGTTTGGAATTAGTGTCAGTCTATTCAGAAAGACTTAATTTTCTGCAGAGAAAATGCATTGCTGGGAAGAATGATGTTAATGCCAGTTATCCAATGTCTATTTACATAGGTTCTAAGGGTGTGGGATCCAAGAACTTGTGCAAAACTAATGAAACTCAAAGGGCACACGGACAATGTAAAAGCTTTGTTGTTGAACAGAGATGGCACCCAGGTATGTGCTGTAACTTGAGACAAAGGCTTTTTACAAATGTCATTAATCTATTTCAGTATAGTTATTTTATGCCATGGATTACAGAAGGTAGCTGAACAAGTATTTTACAGATACTTAGTCTTCAAAGGAGGGAGAGTGCTGGGTGAAGGTTCTGGTTTGTTACAGGTCCACCTAGTTATGGAGGGGGCTGGTTACTTAAAACTGGCTGAAAATTGTGGTAGGAATTGTTGACTGCCAGTCTTTGTTTAGCACCATCTTAATGGAAGACAAAATAGAACCACAAGAATTGTTAAAGCTCTTTATGGAAAAACACAAACATGTTTTCAGACTTGCGTACCTGCTTTAAGTGTGATGGTTGTTGCTCAGTGTCTTTCAGGCAGCTCTGATGGGACCATCCGCCTGTGGTCCCTTGGGCAGCAGAGATGCATAGCCACATATCGTGTCCACGATGAAGGTGTTTGGGCTCTGCAGGTCAATGAAGCCTTCACTCACGTTTATTCAGGGGGAAGAGACAGGAAGATTTATTGTACAGATTTACGAAATCCTGATATCCGTGTGCTTATCTGTGAAGAAAAGGCACCAGTCCTTAAGGTAAATTGAATTTAATTCAGacaatcacagagtggttgaggttggaagtgactctggaggtcatctggtccactCCCCCTGCTCAAGAAAGGCACTGAAAGCTGATTGCCTGGGACCATTATCCAGATGGCTTTTGTCTGTCTCCATAAATGGGGACtttgcagcttctctggacaacttgtGCCAGTGCTCAGGCACCATCATAATGTACAACTGTAATAGTATTGCATGTTGGCTGATGAGgtagcagcctgagctgcaagCAGATAGAGCAATATGTGTTGGGTAATAAATGTTTACTATACCACATCCCTTAAACTGCATCTGGAACTGAATTGTCTGAAGAAGGTAAATGCCTGGCAGCTACTTAAAATATGTAAATTCCAAtgtaaaaaatgaaatatgcATCAGACATCAATAGTTTTACTGGACTCCAGTAAGCTGGCATCACTGCGGCTGTAGACAAAAGTGGATGTTTCCTAGCACATGACTGTGTTAGAATATGTTGCATGTTAGTGGAAtgaaaatttgttttgtttgttttgaaaccCTGAACATGATGTTTTGTTAACTGGAGAAAATTGCATGCACAAGTCTGAGTCTTTTGCAGAGGCTGTTTTCTGGATCATCTTTTTTGCCATCTGTGACTCTAGATGACATGGCTTAGGTGTATAAGGAGTGTGTGATTGAAACGTATACCAGTGTGTAAGCAAATCTGGCTTTCCTTCCTTAGCATTTTCAGATAAAATCCTGGGTATATTAATGTAACATTTAGAATCTGAGCAATTGCAgttcaaaatggaaaaaagctaCTGTAAGCTGAACAAAGATCAGAAGGGGTCTCCAATAGTGACAGTGGTTTGTTACTGTCTAGGAAATATAACAGCAGAGCCAAGTGTATAAAGTTCTGCTTTTTGCTTAGTACAGAACTTCATATGTTCTTTCTTTAACCATGTGAAGTATCTGAATGCAAAGCAATTCAGAAAATGTTGAACTTACCAAACTGTCCATTAGTGTAAATTGCATCTTGCTAAAAAGCCACTTTAAATACTGAGTATTACATCTACTGCCCATGTCCAGAATTTGTTTAATATTTGAAACAGTTTCTCTGGAGTTTCAAAAACTGCAGCTTAGTTATTTTTGTATTCaaatttttgtctttctctaCCAAAGCGAAAATTGTGGTGTTTCTGAGATAAATCCAAGTGTGAAAGCAGGTCTACACAGAGCAAATATTAATTGAATAATGGAAAATTAAGTTAAGCATGGCTGAAAGTGTCTGTGGTTTCattgtttagatggaacttgaTAGATCAGCTGATCCTCCTCCAGCAATTTGGGTCGCAACAACTAAATCCTCTGTGAATAAATGGGTAAGTGATCTGTTTTGCACTCTGAGTTCAATTAAGTAGTCATGGAATTTGCAGTCTTGGGTTGGGAACTGTTGAACCGTTGCATGCAATGTGACTGTGCCTTGCTATGATCTGTaagctttcttttaaaaaaaagtcataaaatACTAATATTGAAATTGATCAAGAAGCATTAAGCTTTgaagtgctttgctttctttgcctGTTTATGCTGCTCTTAGAAATAAATTATCTCAGTCAGATCTGGACTGTTCACATCTAAGTAGCAGCATGAACTGGCAGTTGTTTCTCATAGATAAAAGCAAAGGTTTTAGATTATTACGAATGagtcattttgtttctttctttagaCTTTGAAGGGAATTCATAACTTTAGAGCATCTGGAGATTATGATAATGATTGTACCAATCCTATACCACCCCTGTGTACACAGCCTGACCAAGTTATAAAAGGTAAACAGCTGTTTTCCAGAGCACCTTAGAAAATCTGTTAGCAGAAATGGTGGATGTTGAAAACTAGCTCAAATTTTTAGATACTTGATAATGTGATTTCCACCTAAACAAAGACAATGTGCTTATCACCTGTCTAGTGTTAGAATAGTGTTTAAAGATTCTTGCATAAAGTAGTGAAACGAGAGAACAATCACATATGGTATTCTAGAGTTTAATGtaatattagaagaaaaaaaaatcgtCACCTTAATTCTTGTTTGTTTGCCAGGGGGTGCTAGTATTATTCAGTGCCACATTCTTAATGACAAGAGACACATATTAACCAAAGACACAAATAATAACGTGGCATACTGGGATGTCTTGAAGGTAAGTATGAAATTTTGGATTAAGCATCTACTGTTGGATGATCAATTATTTTGCACTTTTTActaccttattttttttttttagtctgtgAAATGCCTACAGTAGAAAATAAGTCAAATTTCTGTCTCAAAATGTAATGCAAGGATTGATTTTTGAAAGAGGAGGGGGCAtttctgagctgttctgcaTCTTTGCCCTGGTGTGAGGCTGATCTCTTGTTTCACCTAAATTCAGTGAAGTATTGACGTCTTCATTTACCTCAAATTGTGCTGCAATACTGATActgggggggagaagaaggACAAAGGATGCTAGAAGACAGTTATTTGCTCAGCGGTAGGGAAAATTGCTTTTTATTGGTATGAAATAATACTTCCATACCTCTCCACCAGCTTGATGCCAGTACatcagaaataaataataaataaattacttgCCACATAAACTACTGTTCCATTTTTTTGAGAAAAATGTGAACCTTTAACTTTTTCATTTCTGGACTGCAGTACTCATGGAGAAATCATTCCAAGTGTATATGAAAGTGAAGTAAAAGAGTTGAGGTTTTAACATGACTTAATAATCAGGACGTAAAAACTTGTTTATTTCTGTTGGTGTACAGGCATGTAAAGTTGAAGACCTTGGGAAAGTAGattttgaagaagaaattaagaagAGATTTAAAATGGTGTATGTA from Indicator indicator isolate 239-I01 chromosome 20, UM_Iind_1.1, whole genome shotgun sequence encodes the following:
- the WDR48 gene encoding WD repeat-containing protein 48 isoform X2 codes for the protein MAAHHRQNTAGRRKVQVSYVIRDEVEKYNRNGVNALQLDPALNRLFTAGRDSIIRIWSVNQHKQDPYIASMEHHTDWVNDIVLCCNGKTVKVWNAHKGFCMSTLRTHKDYVKALAYAKDKELVASAGLDRQIFLWDVNTLTALTASNNTVTTSSLSGNKDSIYSLAMNQMGTVIVSGSTEKVLRVWDPRTCAKLMKLKGHTDNVKALLLNRDGTQCLSGSSDGTIRLWSLGQQRCIATYRVHDEGVWALQVNEAFTHVYSGGRDRKIYCTDLRNPDIRVLICEEKAPVLKMELDRSADPPPAIWVATTKSSVNKWTLKGIHNFRASGDYDNDCTNPIPPLCTQPDQVIKGGASIIQCHILNDKRHILTKDTNNNVAYWDVLKACKVEDLGKVDFEEEIKKRFKMVYVPNWFSVDLKTGMLTITLDESDCFAAWVSAKDAGFSSPDGSDPKLNLGGLLLQALLEYWPRTHINPMDEEENEINHVNGEQENRVQKGNGYFQVPPHTPVIFGEAGGRTLFRLLCRDSGGETESMLLNETVPQWVIDITVDKNMPKFNKIPFYLQPHSSSGAKTLKKDRLSASDMLQVRKVMEHVYEKIINLDNESQTTSSSNNEKAGEQEKEEDIAVLAEEKIELLCQDQVLDPNMDLRTVKHFIWKSGGDLTLHYRQKST
- the WDR48 gene encoding WD repeat-containing protein 48 isoform X1; the encoded protein is MAAHHRQNTAGRRKVQVSYVIRDEVEKYNRNGVNALQLDPALNRLFTAGRDSIIRIWSVNQHKQDPYIASMEHHTDWVNDIVLCCNGKTLISASSDTTVKVWNAHKGFCMSTLRTHKDYVKALAYAKDKELVASAGLDRQIFLWDVNTLTALTASNNTVTTSSLSGNKDSIYSLAMNQMGTVIVSGSTEKVLRVWDPRTCAKLMKLKGHTDNVKALLLNRDGTQCLSGSSDGTIRLWSLGQQRCIATYRVHDEGVWALQVNEAFTHVYSGGRDRKIYCTDLRNPDIRVLICEEKAPVLKMELDRSADPPPAIWVATTKSSVNKWTLKGIHNFRASGDYDNDCTNPIPPLCTQPDQVIKGGASIIQCHILNDKRHILTKDTNNNVAYWDVLKACKVEDLGKVDFEEEIKKRFKMVYVPNWFSVDLKTGMLTITLDESDCFAAWVSAKDAGFSSPDGSDPKLNLGGLLLQALLEYWPRTHINPMDEEENEINHVNGEQENRVQKGNGYFQVPPHTPVIFGEAGGRTLFRLLCRDSGGETESMLLNETVPQWVIDITVDKNMPKFNKIPFYLQPHSSSGAKTLKKDRLSASDMLQVRKVMEHVYEKIINLDNESQTTSSSNNEKAGEQEKEEDIAVLAEEKIELLCQDQVLDPNMDLRTVKHFIWKSGGDLTLHYRQKST
- the WDR48 gene encoding WD repeat-containing protein 48 isoform X4, coding for MECQSAQVISASSDTTVKVWNAHKGFCMSTLRTHKDYVKALAYAKDKELVASAGLDRQIFLWDVNTLTALTASNNTVTTSSLSGNKDSIYSLAMNQMGTVIVSGSTEKVLRVWDPRTCAKLMKLKGHTDNVKALLLNRDGTQCLSGSSDGTIRLWSLGQQRCIATYRVHDEGVWALQVNEAFTHVYSGGRDRKIYCTDLRNPDIRVLICEEKAPVLKMELDRSADPPPAIWVATTKSSVNKWTLKGIHNFRASGDYDNDCTNPIPPLCTQPDQVIKGGASIIQCHILNDKRHILTKDTNNNVAYWDVLKACKVEDLGKVDFEEEIKKRFKMVYVPNWFSVDLKTGMLTITLDESDCFAAWVSAKDAGFSSPDGSDPKLNLGGLLLQALLEYWPRTHINPMDEEENEINHVNGEQENRVQKGNGYFQVPPHTPVIFGEAGGRTLFRLLCRDSGGETESMLLNETVPQWVIDITVDKNMPKFNKIPFYLQPHSSSGAKTLKKDRLSASDMLQVRKVMEHVYEKIINLDNESQTTSSSNNEKAGEQEKEEDIAVLAEEKIELLCQDQVLDPNMDLRTVKHFIWKSGGDLTLHYRQKST
- the WDR48 gene encoding WD repeat-containing protein 48 isoform X3, coding for MECQSAQDPYIASMEHHTDWVNDIVLCCNGKTLISASSDTTVKVWNAHKGFCMSTLRTHKDYVKALAYAKDKELVASAGLDRQIFLWDVNTLTALTASNNTVTTSSLSGNKDSIYSLAMNQMGTVIVSGSTEKVLRVWDPRTCAKLMKLKGHTDNVKALLLNRDGTQCLSGSSDGTIRLWSLGQQRCIATYRVHDEGVWALQVNEAFTHVYSGGRDRKIYCTDLRNPDIRVLICEEKAPVLKMELDRSADPPPAIWVATTKSSVNKWTLKGIHNFRASGDYDNDCTNPIPPLCTQPDQVIKGGASIIQCHILNDKRHILTKDTNNNVAYWDVLKACKVEDLGKVDFEEEIKKRFKMVYVPNWFSVDLKTGMLTITLDESDCFAAWVSAKDAGFSSPDGSDPKLNLGGLLLQALLEYWPRTHINPMDEEENEINHVNGEQENRVQKGNGYFQVPPHTPVIFGEAGGRTLFRLLCRDSGGETESMLLNETVPQWVIDITVDKNMPKFNKIPFYLQPHSSSGAKTLKKDRLSASDMLQVRKVMEHVYEKIINLDNESQTTSSSNNEKAGEQEKEEDIAVLAEEKIELLCQDQVLDPNMDLRTVKHFIWKSGGDLTLHYRQKST